In Citrus sinensis cultivar Valencia sweet orange chromosome 3, DVS_A1.0, whole genome shotgun sequence, the sequence TTCAGTGTCACTAGCGTGCTCTGCCTCATTTCCAAACAATCAACTATTGtgacaagaaaaaggaaatttgaagttttgaacCACATACAAGTCAAATCAGTGCGTGTGCgcacacaaatattttgtGACATAATCATAAGAGCCACACCTCTCTCTTGAGCAAAGGATATCTTCCAGGTTTGGTGTAGCATTTGAAGCACCAGAAACCACCTCCCCCAGAACAACATGTACCTGTTTCATAAGTCAGCCAGTAACTTCATCAATTAATAGAAACAAGATTTACCTTGCTATTTTATTAGCGTATAATAAGAATATCCAAATCTTGCACCCAACAGAGAGCAATACTATCTATGTAGGACCCATCAATATATCTAATGTAAAGAATCTAAATTAtgaccaaaacaaaaaatcgaACATCCAGCATCATGAAAAGGGTAGAAGGGCAAAAGCCTCTAAGAATTAGAAGTAAGGAGCTTCGGATACAGATGGTTCCATTACCTCATCAACACAGACGTGATAGTTCTTTTGCAAGCTCGAGGAAACCTATTATTAAAGATCTCAGGGTATATTAGATACGGTTGGTAGCCATTAGCTTCTAACACAATCGAACAGAAAATGAATATGAGAAGGTCGCTTAACTTGCAAATCCTGACGCTTCACTTGCAAATCctgaaaagattaaaagatCAGGCGGGGAACTGGCACAGACAATCCCTCTTGACATTATCGAATCAAAATGTCTGTCCAAAGAGAGCTGTTTGATCTCGTTAAATTTGCAACAGCTTTCCAACCAGAAACCACGCATTATGACAGCTACTAATCAAGAAATTTTCTTCTAGGCTTCAGTTCAAGAGAGGATATTATCACATTCTCATTTACGTCttggttttctcctttttcaATTCTCAAATTGTATGAATGAAAAGAACATAAGCAAAgtcattaaaaaatcaaactttttaATATGCTACTTGGAAATTCGCaagaacaataataaatatctaaaacaaattaaactcaCCTCACCAGTTGTAATGTGCTGCAGAAACTTATCCTCAAATTTGCAGCAAAGTTGCAAGCTTATCTCGTGCCCTCAGCACTCTACGACCCCCAGAAAACTCCTTCGCAATTCTTAGAACTTGAGATGAAGCAATTTCAGGTGCTTGGCTGCAGGAATTATGACTACTAAAATAGCATCATTGTGCTCAACATATAACTAACCTGCACTGGGGCCATAAGAAAAGATTAGAGCTATAacgaccaaaaaaaaaaaacacaatggTCAATGGACCACATTTTTCCTTCAATATTTAAAGCAAACCACCATATAGAACACTCGTTCACTACTGACTTGTGAATAGTTCGTTGGTCCAATTATGAAAAATGCAGAAAACCTTGAATAATTCTGCAATCTATTTGTAAACCAGCAAAAATTACCTTCAAGTCTATCATTGCTGTTGACTCGTGCCTAACTGCACAGCAACAGAATTGAGCAATAGAATCTGCAATATAAAAATCGTTACCAAGGAGTTTCCAATGAAGTTTGGACCACATAGCAGTTCAAGCCTCTGTGAAATGAATCATGCTTGGGTTCAACAAGATGTTAGACTAAgttaaaagagaaagaagacttataaataataaaatgaccCACCTGTGCTTGTGTGTAGCTTTAGATATGTTTCATTTCCGTCTTGACTCTTGCCTCTAAGGCACCCTGGCTAGCCTATCCAGTAAAGAATGCCGTAGAGCACTTGCAAAACAATGATGATTTATATGGCACATGAGAATATCATGACGGAACCTATACAACAATGTTTTCTAGCAATTCTAACACCACCACAGAACCTGAACCTTCCATGAAGTCCATGCACTTAGAATATTAAGAACAAATAACTAAAATCAACTTGAAAAGGCGATAAGAGATTGCAAGTACTGAAGATGTAATTACCAAATGCAGTTACCAACTGGATTGTAATAGGAGTTGGATCAGCCAAAAAGTCTTCTGCTCTCATCCCATGATCTACTAACTTTTCAATAacattaagaaattattaatagaaatttcacaaaaaaataacacacCAATTAGAGAGTTTCAATGTGCAGGAAACTAAAAGAAGATCTATCATTCCACCGTAGCTTCAGCATATGATCAATGGAACTGACTGTGGAAACTTGAAATGGAATGGTGGGGTTTATTTACTGTAACAAAAAACCGATTAGGAGCTGCACTCTGTTTGTTATTgtttgtaatatttaaaatttggtaCTTGATATGTTAAACAGAGCCTGTAATTTATCACAAGTATTAGATCACTACTCATAGTGTTTTCAACTGATTTTAGGGTAGGAAAAACCAAAATCTATCTTGAacaatgaatttgtatttttggggGAGATGGGGTACCTCACTGGTTTGTTATGCGCAGTGCGGTGTATCTGAAATTTGGGGGAGGTGAGAAGGGGAGAGGGAGTGGTAACAATGGTGAAAGGTCAAAACCAAGAGAGGTGTCCTTCAAAATGGGCTCCACGCCtgcaaaacaatgaaatagaggttagaggtgaagccggggtaccccggcgttcacactccaacgctcaagttagcaaactcaaggTTTTATAGCAAAGAGAGCTGGCTAGCCCTCTGTAAATTAAggtttaaggttgaagaaagcctattttttggagtgtgaGTGTTAATGGTGAGTGAAAACCTCCTGGAGAATAAAACCTAGGCACCTTTATATACGGAGTACCTTAGCTGCCACGTGGCGTACCCTTTTTGGCTAACGtctttttgcctttttatgattttttggcCGTTATGTGCATGTTCGCGGCATATCTCATCCTTTGGAAACGTGGCGCGCGCTGGAGAGTGGTCCAGGGTACCTCTGCAGTAGTTGTCGGGTAGGCGGCTAAGGACCACTGTCCTTGGGACAGTAtccttcacttttggcagAGGTAACAGGCGGCAGTCCCCCCTTTTTGGTACAACGTTCTTGATTCCTAATTCTGACAAAATCGATCTTTTAAGAAATGGAGACGTTTCTCTCGGCGGATATTTTTGGAGGATTCTCTTGCATCTGATCTGCCGGGTACCTCGAGTTACGTGGGGTACCTCAATTTATGTGGGGTACCCCTAATTgtgcggggtacctctatttgtgtggggtacctctatttgtgtggggtacctctatttgtgcGGGGTACCTCGAATTGTGTAGGGTATCTCGTATCATGTCGAGTACCTCTATTTGTCCGGAGTACCTTAAATCATGCCAGGTACCTCAGATTGTGCTAGGTACCTCTAATCAAgccgggtacctctaatcaggtcgggtacctctaatcatacggggtacctctaatcacgccgggtacctctaatcatgtggggtacctctaatcaggtcaggtacctctaatcatgcTGGGTACCTCGAATTATTCCGAGTACCTTGAATTATGTTGGAGTTATTCTGGGTACCTTGAATTATGCTGGAGTTATTCTGGGTACCTCAAATTATACGGGGTACCCCAATCTATGCGGGGTACCTCGAGTTACTCTGGAGTTATGCGGGGTACCTCTGACTGTGCCGGGTACCTCAAATCATTGCAGGTACCTCTAATCTTGCGAGGTAGCTCTAATCATGTCGGGTACCTCGGATTGCACTGAAGTTATTCCATTCATCGACACGTGGCGTTCTgctatcttttttatttttcccccaaacAATATCCCCCTAGTTTCTTTTGGCGAGAAGTATTAGAGGCAAAAGAAACTTACATAAAAAGTAGGAGCGACACGTGGCGATATGAAGTTTAGCTCGATGGGCAGCTGAATAGAGGACGCCTTTAGGGGTGCCCTCATGAAAGGAAGATCTCTGGGGTGAACAAGACTTTGAGGGGACACTTTGATGAAGTTTCAAAGGAGAAGGCCCATAAGGTGGAAGACCCTGAGGAGCTTTAAGTTAAGCTTGAGGACTTGGTACCTCGACATAAGAACATAGTTGACAATGCTTTTGAGCGCATCATGACCGAGGAATTGAGTGCTGATATGGGGCTGGTGGTGCCAAGGGTAGAGAACTAGGTAGATAAGCCGGCTATCTTAAAGGCAATTGAGAATAGCAGGGCTCCCCACACATCTTAGTTTGAAAGCCCATTGAGATCAACTGGGGTACCTCGAATGAAGTCGCCATAAGGTACCCCTGATACCGACGCTTGTGTTTCTGTTATTTCTAGTACTTTTGTTGATCCTCTTATCCTAAATGATGAAGGTGAAGATAACCATCCTACTATGTAACATTGTTCGGCATTATCGACAAGGCGTATGGGGTACCTCGGGTACCCTTAAGCTTGGATATCCCCTGAGCTATCTGTTACTTCATGGCGGGATAACccaattttatcaaacatatGGCGATTCCTTTAAATATGCTTGCTACTTATCTCAAGCTTTCTTAGAGTTCCTCTTGGTGTACACGAGGAATGATTTTCTGTCATATGGTACCCTGAGTACTATGGGTACCCTTAATCTTGTCTCATCAGTGTATCGCGGTTTATTTAGACATGCTTGTTGCGGTTAATTCATAGTGGAACAAcccaatttcatcaaacatatGGTGATTCCTCCGGATATACTTGTTGCTTATCTCAATCTTTCTTAGGGTTCCTCTTGGTATATTTGAGGAGTGACTTTCTGGCGTGGGGTATCTCGGAGGTACCCTTAATTAGTGTATGACGATTTTCATAGAAATACTTGCCACAAATCTTCGCAAAACTTGTGGCAATTCCTTTTGAGAGATAATGGAAAATCTCATGATCCACCATTCACTCTACATCAAATATGTAagacaaatagtaataaaggTGGGCTGCTCACCTACCCTTATGCAAGATGGTCGAAAATCTCATGATCCGCCATTTGCGTGGAATCAAATAGACAACATAGATTGAGATAATGGTGGCTGCTCGCCTAACCTTATGCGATATTGTCGAAAACCTCATGATCTACCATTCGCTAGAATCAAATAGACAACATAGATTGAGATGAAGGTAGCTGCTCGCCTACCCTTATGCGAGATGGTCGAAAATCTCATGATCCACCATTCGCATAGAATAAAatagacaaaataaataaaaatgaaggtGGCTGCTCGCCTACCCTTATGCGAAATGATTGAAACCTCATGATCGACCATTCGCTCAGAATTAAATATGGCgaacaaataatgataaaggCGGCTTTGATGTTAAATAGATTAACATGATTGGGGATAGGTCAGGTACCTCGGGTACCCTGGAGTAAGGTGATCTCTGGATACCCTCTTGCATCATAATAAACAATACTTTTACTAGTAGTGTGACTTTTCTTTGTTGGATCAGTGGCCCAAATCGAGACTGAAATCGAGTCTTCAACCGGGGTACCCCGTTTTTCATCTTTGAGTATTCAAGGATCCAAAGGTGCCTCCAATTCACATTTGGGCTTAATCTGGTCCCCGTGGGGTACCCCCGCATAACTCTAGAGTAACTAGTTATGAGTTACCCTACCACAGAGGCCTCGATGGTGGCTGTTGCTGCTCTGGTGGTGGCGATCTTGGAGGTTGGGGTACCCGTGAGATACCCTGAGTGTTAAACACTCGTCCCCGCGGGGCAACCCGTGGAGGGCTCCGCATTCGGGGTACCTTTGGTAATGGGGCTTCCATCCTCTTCGGCTTTTCCTTATTCTTTGTGACCTCGACTTTATCTTCTTGGCACTTCAAATGACATTTCTCATCCATCTCCACTTGCTGCAACGCCGGGAACGGGCTTCCCCATATGAAAGTGGGTGCTTCTTTTGAAAGGAACGCCATAACTTGCCCAACCGTAAATTTTTCTCGAAATGGGTTAGTGTGTGTTGGTTTCCAAATGCTCCAGTTCGCAACACGTCTTTGGTGGAAACAGCTCACATACTCCGCCAAAAGTTCGGCTTCTCCTTGCTTGATAAAGGCAAGTTTGGAGGCTACCCTATCTTGAGTGGAAACATAGGAAAACTCTTTAGTAAATTCGGATAACAATTGGTGTAGAGAAGATAGGCTACCGGCCTTCAAGGACCGAAACCATGACTTCGCGAGGCCAgtgagtgtgtgtgtaaacATCCTACACATGGCATTCTCATATACACCCTTGATAGGTATTTGGTCGCGGTATAGATCAGTGGTACTCAAGTATTAGGGTACTTGAGGCATGGTGAATGCTTCGGGAAGAGCTGCCGTCCAAATCTCCATAGTGAATGGCGATTGGTAGGTCATTGGTGTTGGAGCGGTTGTGGTGTTTTGCTTCTCGGAGAGGAGCTTCACTTGGGCTTCCAGGTTCTCCATCTTTTCCACAAGTTCGAGGGGTACACTAGGTGTACCCGATGATGTCGCCGCCATTTGAGAATCCCTTTTGGCGTTTAACTTCTCACGGAGATCTTCGTGGGTATGCTTTGCACGCCTCGTACCCGGGCTGCTGCGGGAATTGCAAGAGGTGGTGGAATGCTCGTCGCGGGAGCCCACGGTTTGAAACTTAGAACGAGTACCCGATGGCCTATGCTTTGGTTTGCTGGCCTCGGGTACTTCTCTTCTGACCATAGCTTGGTTGTCCGTTTAAGGTGGTGGAGCATCTAGTGTCATTGGTGGAAGTGAACTTTCGGGTGCCCGAGATCCAACCGCCCTAAGTATTGCATGGGCAAGATTCTCAAAGCGCTTGTGAGAGATGGATTCATCATCTTGACGGATACCCGTTGATTGCTTGATACCCTTGCCCTTGTTGAGATGAGCTACCCTTCTTACGGTATCACTATCTTCACCACTGATGTCATCTCCCATCCTTGTAGGACCCGCCATTAAACCTTCGGGAGGTGCGTCGGGTGCCATGTATTGGAGTACACATAACAACTAGTTTGGTAACCGCGGTGGAAACTTTTTGTGCGATTctccacagacggcgccaattGTTTTCAACTGATTTTGGGGTAGGAAAAACCAAAATCTATCTTGAacaatgaatttgtatttttggggGAGATGGGGTACCTCACTGGTTTGTTATGCGCAGTGCGGTGTATCTGAAATTTGGGGGAGGTGAGAAGGGGAAATGGAGTGGTAACAATGGTGAAAGGTCAAAACCAAGAGAGGTGTCCTTCAAAATGGGCTCCACGCCtgcaaaacaatgaaatagaggttagaggtgaagccggggtaccccggcgttcacactccaacgctcaagttagcaaactcaaggTTTTATAGCAAAGAGAGCTGGCTAGCCCTCTGTAAATTAAggtttaaggttgaagaaagcctattttttggagtgtgaGTATTAATGGTAAGTGAGAACCTCCTGGAGAATAAAATCTAGTCACCTTTATATATGTAGTACCTCAGCTACCACGTGGCGTACTCTTTTTGGCTAACGTCCTTTTacctttttatgatttttgggcCGTTATGTGCATGTTCGTGGCGTATCTCATCCTTTGGAAACGTGGCGCGCGCTGGAAAGTGGTCCAGGGTACCTCTGCAGTAACTGTCGGGTAGGCGGCTGAGGACCACTGTCCTTAGGACATATCCTTTACTTTTGGCAGAGGTAGCAGGCGGCTGTCCCCCCCTTTTTGTACAACGTTCTTGATTcctaattttgacaaaatcgaataatatcttttaagaGATGGAGACGTTTCTCTCGGCGGATATTTTCGGAGGATTCTCTTGCATCTGATCTGCCGGGTACCTCGAGTTACGTGGGGTACCTCAATTTATGTGGGGTACTTCTATTTGTGCGGGGTACCTCAGATTGTGCAGGGTATCTCGTATTATGTCGGGTATTTCTATTTGTCTGGGGTACCTTAAATCATGCCAGGTACCTCAGGTTGTGTAGGGTACCTCAGATTGTGctgggtacctctaatcaagccgggtacctctaataatgcggggtacctctaatcaggTTGGGTACCTCTAATTACGCCGGGTACCTCTAATGACGTCGGGTACCTCTGATCATGTGGGGTACCTTTAATCACaccgggtacctctaatcatgcggggtacctctaatcaagccgggtacctctaatcatgcgGGATACCTCTAATCAGGCCGGGTACCTTTAATCATGCTGTGTACCTCGAGTTATTCCGAATACCTTGAAATATGTTGGAGTTATTCTGGGTACCTTGAATTATGCTGGAGTTATTTCGGGTACCTCAAATTATACGGGGTACCCCAGTCTATGCGGGGTACCTCGAGTTATTCTGGAGTTATGCGGGGTACCTCGAGTTATTCTGGAGTTATGCGGGGTACCTCGAGTTATTCTGGAGTTATGCGTACCTCTGACCGTGCCGGATACCTCTAATCATATCGGGTACCTCAAATCATTGCAGCTACCTCTAATCttgcggggtacctctaatcatgtCGGGTACCTCAGATTGCACTGAAGTTATTCCATTCGTCGACACGTGGCGTTATactatctttcttatttttcccccaaacacatagtaataataattttcacaaCATCATACACCTTATCATAcctaattagtaattaatttaaaatactgTAAATTTAATTCTCGAGAgcaaatttgtattttcttttaaattcaaatctcaaaacttaatataacgattttattcttataaagtttgaaaactgaaaaagtaagaataactaaaataatcttaatatAATCAGCGCATTTTTAGTTAGTAAATGGATATGTAATTTTTGGGATATTCCAGACATGAACCGaacagaaattaaagataaaacaaagAGAACTCATAGATCTACATCCTCGGTTAATTAccatttttttgaatttattgattcATCCATCCAAcaacaaacaattaataaatattacataaacGAGCATATTGAAAAAACgcatataaaaaatgaagacaaAAACAAGGTCTACAGATTGATTTTCTTGCCAAGGAGTACCAGCTGCTTTCGAGTTGAACATTTCAGTCTTTTGGTGTGTGGTTCCTCTTCCTTTTCTCTTGATTCCATAGAAACTGGAGCGTACACAAAATGAATCCCACATTGTTTCACTCCCCCACCAGCGTAAGTAGGAAAAATGTAGAAAGAGACCTCATCAAAATAGCCTTCATCATgtctagggatggcaattgtacccgcaaacccACAAATCCGtccaaacccacccgccaaaacccgcccgttgcgggtaattttatccgttgcgggcgggtttagtattataaattaacacccgcacatggatgcaggtgggtttggtattaaccttatatccggtggatacccgcatggatatccaccaaacccgtaatatttttttcaaatatttttaatttaatttaaatctaaaaatgtataaagaaaataatgtcattaattaaattatcaaataaccaaaggctcaaagttgtgtatgtgtatATGTGGCCTATATcttattctaaagtcataatctaaagaaaattaaaggcaTTTTCCTttgaattagtatttgaaaatattaatcttaattattattataggcattgtgttggatgggtgcttatggtggtgaatgaaatgaatatattctcttagagcttgttttaaatgataatatgaaatgtaattattatttttagatgctagtttgtgttttttaaatgaatttgtgtaatttatacttaaatttgagaatttgtgttgaattgatgtggaaattttaatttttcatttacattatttaaatataaaattgaatatgttatatgaaatttaaggttattattataaatttatatattaaacatttgtgattttaaatacggaaacccACAAAAAATCCAccggataccattgcgggtttggtaattgttaaaacccgctgcgggtgaatttttgtaagaaaattaaaacccgcagCGGATTGCGGGtggatttgataatttaaattttgtgcggaTTTAGATTTGGTAATAacaaacccgctgcgggcggtgcccattACCATTCCTAATCATGTCTCGTACTTAAATCCCGCCAACCGAATAAATAATATCCCCAAACACGTGATCTGACTCAACATAAATAATTCTCCCAAAAGACCGACCGTTGGGCAGTATTTGGGTTTGCTTTTCCAATCACAGGAAACTACACACTTCACAGCCTCAAAGCACTCCGAGGCTGGAAATGCCACAACAGCACAAAAAGCAAAGcctactaatattttattgttgaagAAATCTGTTGGTGGCGTCTTGAAGGTTACAGAAGATCCCATACTTTGATACCTAAACCACTTTGGAATTTCATTCCCAGGGAAATACATACTTTTAGTAGTCCCAAAGTTAACATCTAACGACTgcaacacaaaaataaaaaattattaatttttgaaaaataatgataacttgaattaaagtaaaaagaaaaagaaaatagaatgaAAGGAGTGAGTTAAGAGACACACCTGCTTCATCCACTGATCTTTGACGATTTCACTGAGCTCATTCGGGTCCAATTTCAAACAATTTCTCAAGTCAACAGATAAATTGTGCGATGTCAACTTACTTGGAAGACTCCTCAGGTATTCTGGTATTCCCtccaaactgtttttgaaTAGTTGCAAATATTCTAGTGAGGATAACTGATTGAGGCTTTATGGTAATCTCTCCAAATTGTTATTAGATAGTACCAAACTTTCTAGTGAGGATAACTGACCAAGGCTTTCTGGTACTTCTCTTATAGCTGTTCCTTTAACTATCAGCACCGTCAAGCACTTTGAATTTCCAAGCTCATTAGGTAGtctcttgaaattttggcAATCAATGATTTCAAGAGATGTCAGATTTTTGAACATACACAGGCTGCTTGGGAGACTCTCAAGACTTGAACATCCCTCCAATTTCAACCTAGAAGATGCTAGTTTCTCAATTCTAGTACCTCCATCTGTATTACAAGATGGGTTCTCCAGAAAGCTCTtcaaatttgaacaattagaGATTTCAATAGATTCAAGAGACTTCATCTTAAATATGCTACTCGAGATGTACTCAAGCTCTGAACAGTTCTTCAATTGCAAGGAATATAATAAAGGTAACTGACCAAGGCTTTCTGGTACTTCTCTTATAGTTGTTCCATCAACGGTCAACATTCTCAAGGCTTCTAAATTTCCAAGTTCATCTGGCAAtctcttgaaattttggcAATCAACAATTTCAAGAGATGTTAGAGATTTGAACATACACAAGCTGCTTGGGAGACTCTCAATATTTGAACATTCTTTCAATACCAACTCATATGAGCCTAGCCACTCAATTCCAGTACTTCCATCTGTATTACAAGATGGGATCTCCAGAAACCTCTtcaaatttgaacaattagaGATTTCAATATCAGACTTCAACCTAAATATGCTACTCGAGATGTACTCAAGCTCTGAACACTTCTTCAATTGCAAGGAATATAATAAAGGTAACCGACCAAGGCTTTCTGGTACTTCTCTTATAACTGTTCCATCAATGGTCAACGTGCTCAAGGCTTCGAAATTTCCAAGTTCATCAGGCAAtctcttgaaattttggcAATCAACAATTTCAAGAGATGTCAGAGATTTGAACATACACATGCTACTTGGAAGACACTCAATATTTGAACATTCTTTCAATACCAACTCACATGAGCCTAGTCGCTCAATTCCAGTACTTCCATCTGTATTACAAGATGGGATCTCCAGAAACCTCTtcaaatttgaacaattagaGATTTCAATCAACATATCAGACTTCAACTTAAATATGTTACTCGAGATGTACTCAAGCTCTGAACACTTCTTCAATTGTAAGGAATATAATAAAGGTAACTGACCAAGGCTTTTTGGTACTTCTCTTATAGCTGTTCCATCAACGGTCAACGTCTTCAATGCTTCTAAATTTCCAAGTTCATCAGGCAAtctcttgaaattttggcAATCAACAATTTCAAGAGATGTCAGAGATTTGAACATACACAGGCTGCTTGGGAGACTCAATATTTGAACATTCTTTCAATACCAACTTACATGAGCCTAGTCGCTCAATTCCAGTACTTCCATCTGTATTACAAGATGGGATCTCTAGAAACCTCTtcaaatttgaacaattagaGATTTCAATATAGTTAAGAGACTTCAACTTAAATACGCTACTCGAGATGCTCTCAAGCTCTGAACAGTCCGTAATAAGAAGTTCTCCCAGATTGGATAGGCACTCGATGGATGAGGGCAGTTCTTTGATTCCAACTTCTCCTAACTGTAAAAGAGATATATGGCAGGATGTGATCTTTGGGAAGTTCTTCAAATTTGAGCATCCCCAAAGAATAAGTGTCTTGAGATCTTTCGAATGAATGCTAGTTGGAAGACTCGTCAGGCTTTTGCACTTTCCTAGATCAAGAACTTTAAGTTTATTTAGATATTGAATAGATGAGTGAGTCTCCATCAAACTTAAACAGCCTTCTAACGATAGAGTCTCAAGAGTTTTGGCCTGTGACAAGTCTGGGAGTTTCGTTAACGACTTGGATCCACAGAGGtctatttcttttaagttaaCAAGATCCTGCAcccccaaaattttttttattattattattattatcatcatcatcatctttataaataaacagaTACCAtcacatatattaattatagaatcaattgtatttagaatttatttctgaaagaatttcaaatatatatatacctgaACATCATCCCAAAGTTGTTCA encodes:
- the LOC127900719 gene encoding disease resistance protein RUN1-like, coding for MLIEISNCSNLKRFLEIPSCNTDGSTGIERLGSCELVLKECSNIECLPSSMCMFKSLTSLEIVDCQNFKRLPDELGNFEALSTLTIDGTVIREVPESLGRLPLLYSLQLKKCSELEYISSSIFRLKSDIEISNCSNLKRFLEIPSCNTDGSTGIEWLGSYELVLKECSNIESLPSSLCMFKSLTSLEIVDCQNFKRLPDELGNLEALRMLTVDGTTIREVPESLGQLPLLYSLQLKNCSELEYISSSIFKMKSLESIEISNCSNLKSFLENPSCNTDGGTRIEKLASSRLKLEGCSSLESLPSSLCMFKNLTSLEIIDCQNFKRLPNELGNSKCLTVLIVKGTAIREVPESLGQLSSLESLVLSNNNLERLP